The following proteins come from a genomic window of Sorghum bicolor cultivar BTx623 chromosome 3, Sorghum_bicolor_NCBIv3, whole genome shotgun sequence:
- the LOC8085815 gene encoding uncharacterized protein LOC8085815 isoform X2: MEASKLSKFDPPAHQSTAANPTLEAKSSKAPDIVTVASDTKTSESLPSTLPLVPKADSEDPSSSRSHSICIDPNSTKEATQLPGHQLYRQSLDVNIPSLKLLIGNSSAERPSSSKLSACSNDMFAGQLQGETSDGWSTRTPSDLVATTERDRWSVDNELLCSNASKTSRSIGSHPSALSPGQEVCKLCSRLLKERSSCNGHELAVVAVLFCGHAYHANCLDSITAESEKYDPPCPVCTHGEACTTKLFEKMELKVKSKTSKNMADTDLDGSFKHQKKVKREPRFGTSSSMKATFSRPFLRRHFSTGSQPSTPVSGSEPTRKKGFWSRHWRE; this comes from the exons ATGGAAGCATCCAAGCTCTCAAAATTTGATCCTCCAG CACATCAGTCTACTGCAGCCAATCCAACTCTTGAG GCTAAGTCTTCTAAAGCCCCTGACATAGTAACTGTTGCTTCAGATACAAAGACATCAGAGTCTCTTCCTTCAACACTTCCCCTTGTACCGAAGGCAGATTCAGAAGATCCTTCCTCCTCTAGAAGTCATTCTATTTGCATTGACccaaattcgacaaaggaagcAACCCAATTGCCTGGGCATCAACTATACAGGCAGAGCTTGGATGTAAACATTCCATCCCTTAAACTTTTAATTGGAAACAGCTCTGCAGAAAGGCCATCAAGCTCCAAGCTTTCTGCCTGTAGCAATGATATGTTTGCAGGGCAGTTGCAAGGTGAAACATCTGATGGATGGTCAACTCGCACACCCTCTGATTTGGTGGCCACAACTGAAAGAGATAGGTGGTCTGTTGACAATGAGCTCCTTTGCTCCAATGCTAGTAAAACATCAAGATCAATTGGTTCACATCCCAGTGCACTCTCCCCTGGCCAAGAGGTATGCAAGCTATGTTCGAGGCTATTAAAGGAGCGGTCTTCATGTAACGGTCATGAACTGGCAGTAGTTGCAGTTTTATTCTGTGGTCATGCATATCATGCAAATTGTTTAGATAGTATTACTGCAGAAAGTGAGAAATATGATCCTCCTTGTCCTGTATGCACCCATGGTGAGGCATGTACAACAAAACTGTTTGAAAAGATGGAACTGAAGGTTAAAAGCAAGACATCGAAAAATATGGCTGATACTGATCTTGATGGGAGCTTTAAGCACCAGAAGAAAGTTAAGAGAGAACCCAGGTTTGGCACAAGTTCTAGCATGAAGGCTACGTTTAGTCGTCCGTTTTTGAGGAGGCATTTCTCCACTGGTTCTCAACCATCAACACCAGTTTCAGGGAGTGAACCAACAAGAAAGAAGGGCTTCTGGtcaaggcattggagagaatag
- the LOC8085815 gene encoding uncharacterized protein LOC8085815 isoform X1 has translation MGANCCIAAKENSQPCMAPIEVSTYRVRHSPSWSFRWDNRTHIEDIMENSTVFSNQSSGNIHLEVKNSFIAPTEGHNSGDSRSDVLRRVKWQKSDKKMEASKLSKFDPPAHQSTAANPTLEAKSSKAPDIVTVASDTKTSESLPSTLPLVPKADSEDPSSSRSHSICIDPNSTKEATQLPGHQLYRQSLDVNIPSLKLLIGNSSAERPSSSKLSACSNDMFAGQLQGETSDGWSTRTPSDLVATTERDRWSVDNELLCSNASKTSRSIGSHPSALSPGQEVCKLCSRLLKERSSCNGHELAVVAVLFCGHAYHANCLDSITAESEKYDPPCPVCTHGEACTTKLFEKMELKVKSKTSKNMADTDLDGSFKHQKKVKREPRFGTSSSMKATFSRPFLRRHFSTGSQPSTPVSGSEPTRKKGFWSRHWRE, from the exons ATGGGAGCTAATTGCTGCATAGCTGCCAAGGAAAATTCTCAGCCATGTATGGCCCCAATTGAAGTTTCTACATACCGGGTAAGGCACTCGCCATCATGGAGCTTCCGGTGGGACAACCGTACACACATAGAGGATATAATGGAGAACAGTACTGTGTTCTCTAATCAAAGTAGTGGAAACATTCATCTAGAAGTAAAGAATAGTTTCATTGCACCAACTGAAGGCCATAACAGTGGGGATAGTCGTTCTGATGTTCTCCGCAGGGTCAAGTGGCAAAAATCTGACAAAAAGATGGAAGCATCCAAGCTCTCAAAATTTGATCCTCCAG CACATCAGTCTACTGCAGCCAATCCAACTCTTGAG GCTAAGTCTTCTAAAGCCCCTGACATAGTAACTGTTGCTTCAGATACAAAGACATCAGAGTCTCTTCCTTCAACACTTCCCCTTGTACCGAAGGCAGATTCAGAAGATCCTTCCTCCTCTAGAAGTCATTCTATTTGCATTGACccaaattcgacaaaggaagcAACCCAATTGCCTGGGCATCAACTATACAGGCAGAGCTTGGATGTAAACATTCCATCCCTTAAACTTTTAATTGGAAACAGCTCTGCAGAAAGGCCATCAAGCTCCAAGCTTTCTGCCTGTAGCAATGATATGTTTGCAGGGCAGTTGCAAGGTGAAACATCTGATGGATGGTCAACTCGCACACCCTCTGATTTGGTGGCCACAACTGAAAGAGATAGGTGGTCTGTTGACAATGAGCTCCTTTGCTCCAATGCTAGTAAAACATCAAGATCAATTGGTTCACATCCCAGTGCACTCTCCCCTGGCCAAGAGGTATGCAAGCTATGTTCGAGGCTATTAAAGGAGCGGTCTTCATGTAACGGTCATGAACTGGCAGTAGTTGCAGTTTTATTCTGTGGTCATGCATATCATGCAAATTGTTTAGATAGTATTACTGCAGAAAGTGAGAAATATGATCCTCCTTGTCCTGTATGCACCCATGGTGAGGCATGTACAACAAAACTGTTTGAAAAGATGGAACTGAAGGTTAAAAGCAAGACATCGAAAAATATGGCTGATACTGATCTTGATGGGAGCTTTAAGCACCAGAAGAAAGTTAAGAGAGAACCCAGGTTTGGCACAAGTTCTAGCATGAAGGCTACGTTTAGTCGTCCGTTTTTGAGGAGGCATTTCTCCACTGGTTCTCAACCATCAACACCAGTTTCAGGGAGTGAACCAACAAGAAAGAAGGGCTTCTGGtcaaggcattggagagaatag
- the LOC110433621 gene encoding uncharacterized protein LOC110433621, translated as MGYGADVYEWGQASRQSHITQIHHACGSVARHERDRSSPGRRYTPRCCVARRARRSCASPLARSSSQHAARPSPATHRLARLPPRAWPQLTRPPLLGHRPPPGATPATSATPDTCAAPSPAVSAAAAHPAVTARPGAAPPAALAGAAPVRSPARPRSAMPDHRPPPPAARRAAGHACTYRRACGSVTRRERGRSSPGRRCPPQCCAARRVHQSYASPLARPSSQRAAQPSPPPTASAAAAHPAAAARSPPGAPPATSATPDAGARAARPSSCSVRPSP; from the exons ATGGGCTACGGTGCCGATGTGTATGAGTGGGGCCAGG CCTCGCGTCAATCACACATCACACAAATTCACCACGCCTGCGGCTCCGTCGCCCGCCACGAGCGCGACCGCAGCTCACCCGGCCGCCGCTACACACCCCGGTGCTGCGTCGCCCGCCGCGCCCGCCGGAGCTGCGCCAGTCCGCTCGCCCGCTCGTCCTCACAGCACGCTGCCCGACCATCGCCCGCCACCCACCGCCTGGCGCGCCTCCCGCCGCGAGCGTGGCCGCAGCTCACCCGGCCGCCGCTGCTCGGCCACCGCCCGCCGCCCGGCGCAACGCCGGCCACAAGCGCGACGCCCGACACGTGTGCGGCTCCGTCGCCCGCCGTGAGTGCGGCCGCAGCTCACCCGGCCGTCACTGCCCGCCCCGGTGCTGCGCCACCCGCCGCGCTCGCCGGAGCTGCGCCAGTCCGCTCGCCCGCCCGTCCTCGCAGCGCGATGCCCGACCATCGCCCGCCACCGCCCGCCGCTCGGCGCGCCGCCGGCCACGCGTGCACCTACCGACGCGCGTGCGGCTCCGTCACCCGCCGCGAGCGCGGCCGCAGCTCACCCGGGCGCCGCTGCCCGCCCCAGTGCTGCGCCGCCCGCCGCGTCCACCAGAGCTACGCCAGTCCGCTCGCCCGCCCGTCTTCGCAGCGCGCTGCTCAACCATCGCCCCCACCCACCGCGAGCGCGGCCGCAGCTCACCCTGCCGCCGCTGCTCGGTCACCGCCCGGCGCGCCGCCGGCCACAAGCGCAACGCCCGACGCCGGTGCTAGAGCCGCGAGACCGTCGTCGTGCTCTGTCCGTCCGTCGCCGTAA